A window of Streptomyces sp. NBC_01224 genomic DNA:
GGACGCCTTCCTCCGCGACGAGGTCGCCTTCGACCTCCCCGAGGCCGGTGCCTACGCCGTCGGAATCGCCTTCCTGCCCGCGGACGACTCCACCGAGGCCGTCCAGAAGCTCGAGAAGATCGCCGCCGAGGAGGGCCTGAAGGTCCTCGGCTGGCGTGAGGTCCCGGTCAGCCCCGACCTCCTCGGCAGCGGCGCCCGCGCCACCATGCCCGAGTTCCGCCAGCTCTTCGTCGCGGACGGCGAGAGCACCGGCATCGCGCTCGACCGCAAGGCCTTCGTACTGCGCAAGCGCGCCGAGCGGGAGGCCGGGGTGTACTTCCCCTCGCTCTCCGCCCGCACGATCGTCTACAAGGGCATGCTCACCACCGGGCAGCTGGAGCCGTTCTTCCCGGACCTCTCCGACCGCCGCTTCGCCACCGCCGTCGCACTGGTGCACTCGCGCTTCTCCACGAACACCTTCCCGAGCTGGCCGCTCGCCCACCCGTACCGCTTCGTCGCGCACAACGGCGAGATCAACACGGTCAAGGGCAACCGCAACTGGATGAAGGCCCGCGAGTCCCAGCTCGCGTCGAGCCTCTTCGGTACGGAGCAGCTGGACCGGATCTTCCCCGTCTGCACCCCGGACGCCTCCGACTCCGCCTCCTTCGACGAGGTCCTGGAACTGCTCCACCTCGGCGGCCGCTCGCTGCCGCACTCGGTGCTGATGATGGTCCCCGAGGCGTGGGAGAGCCCCGAGTCGATGAACGCCATGGATACAGCCCGGCGCGCCTTCTACCAGTACCACTCCACGATGATGGAGCCCTGGGACGGCCCGGCCTGCGTCACCTTCACCGACGGCACCCAGGTCGGCGCGGTCCTGGACCGCAACGGTCTGCGCCCCGGCCGCTACTGGGTCACCGACGACGGCCTCGTCGTGCTCTCCTCCGAGGTCGGTGTCCTGGACATCGACCCCGCGAAGGTCGTCCGCAAGGGCCGCCTCCAGCCCGGCAGGATGTTCCTCGTCGACACGGCCGAGGGCCGCATCATCGAGGACGACGAGATCAAGGCCGCCCTCGCCGCCGAGCAGCCGTACCAGGACTGGCTGGAGGCCGGCGAGATCGAGCTGGAGGACCTCCCCGAGCGGGAGCACATCGTGCACACGCACGCCTCCGTCACCCGCCGCCAGCAGACCTTCGGCTACACCGAGGAAGAGCTCCGCGTCATCCTCGCGCCGATGGCCCGCACCGCCGGCGAGCCGCTCGGCTCCATGGGTACGGACTCGCCGATCGCCGCCCTCTCCGAGCGTCCGCGGCTGCTCTTCGACTACTTCACCCAGCTGTTCGCGCAGGTTACCAACCCGCCGCTGGACGCCATCCGCGAGGAGCTCGTCACCTCGCTGCGCTCCACGCTCGGCCCGCAGGGCAACCTGCTGGAGCCGACCGCCGCGTCGTGCCGCAGCGTCACGCTGCCGTTCCCGGTGATCGACAACGACGAGCTGGCCAAGCTGATACACATCAATGCCGACGGCGACATGCCGGGCATGAAGGCCGCCACGCTCTCCGGTCTCTACCGGGTCGGCGGTGGCGGCGATGCCCTCGCGGCGCGGATCGAGCAGATCTGCACCGAGGTCGACGCCGCCATAGAGGACGGCGCCCGCCTGGTCGTCCTGTCCGACCGGCACTCCGACGCCGAGCACGCGCCGATCCCGTCGCTGCTGCTCACCTCGGCCGTCCACCACCACCTCATCCGCACCAAGCAGCGCACCCAGGTGGGTCTGCTGGTCGAGGCCGGAGACGTCCGCGAGGTCCACCACGTCGCGCTGCTGATCGGTTACGGCGCCGCCGCGGTCAACCCGTACCTGGCGATGGAGTCCGTCGAGGACCTGGTCCGCGCCGGTACGTTCATCGAGGGCATCGAGCCCGAGAAGGCCATCCGGAACCTGATCTACGCGCTCGGCAAGGGCGTCCTGAAGGTCATGTCCAAGATGGGCATCTCAACCGTCGCCTCCTACCGCGGCGCCCAGGTCTTCGAGGCCGTCGGCCTCGACGAGGCCTTCGTGTCGAAGTACTTCAACGGCACCGCGACCAAGATCGGCGGCGCCGGACTCGACGTCGTCGCCAAGGAAGTCGCCGCCCGGCACGCCAAGGGCTACCCCGCCTCCGGCATCTCCGCCTCGCACCGCGCGCTGGAGATCGGCGGCGAGTACCAGTGGCGCCGCGAGGGCGAGCCGCACCTGTTCGACCCGGAGACGGTCTTCCGCCTCCAGCACGCCACGCGCAACAAGCGCTACGACATCTTCAAGAAGTACACGGACCGGGTGAACGAGCAGTCCGAGCGGCTGATGACGCTGCGTGGTCTGTTCGGCTTCAAGAGCGACCGAGAGGCGATCCCGGTCGACGAGGTCGAGTCCGTCTCCGACATCGTCAAGCGCTTCTCCACCGGCGCCATGTCGTACGGCTCGATCTCCCGCGAGGCGCACGAGACCCTCGCCATCGCCATGAACCAGCTGGGCGGCAAGTCCAACACAGGTGAAGGCGGCGAGGACGCCGACCGGCTCTACGACCCGGCACGCCGCTCGTCCATCAAGCAGGTCGCCTCCGGCCGCTTCGGTGTGACCAGCGAGTACCTGGTCAACGCGGACGACATCCAGATCAAGATGGCGCAGGGCGCCAAGCCCGGAGAGGGCGGCCAGCTGCCCGGCCACAAGGTCTACCCGTGGGTCGCCAAGACCCGGCACTCCACCCCGGGCGTCGGTCTGATCTCGCCGCCGCCGCACCACGACATCTACTCCATCGAGGACCTGGCTCAGCTGATCCACGACCTCAAGAACGCCAACCCGGCGGCCCGCATCCACGTGAAGCTGGTCTCCGAGGTCGGTGTCGGCACGGTCGCCGCGGGTGTCTCCAAGGCGCACGCCGATGTCGTCCTGATCTCCGGCCACGACGGCGGAACGGGCGCCTCCCCGCTCACCTCGCTGAAGCACGCGGGCGGCCCCTGGGAGCTCGGCCTCGCCGAGACCCAGCAGACCCTGCTGCTCAACGGCCTGCGCGACCGCATCGTCGTGCAGACCGACGGCCAGCTGAAGACCGGCCGCGACGTCGTCATCGCCGCGCTGCTGGGCGCCGAGGAGTTCGGTTTCGCGACCGCGCCGCTCGTCGTCTCCGGCTGCGTCATGATGCGCGTCTGTCACCTGGACACCTGCCCGGTCGGCATCGCCACCCAGAACCCGGTCCTGCGGAGTCGGTTCGCCGGCAAGGCCGAGTACGTCGTCAACTTCTTCGAGTTCATCGCCCAGGAAGTCCGCGAGATCCTCGCCGAGCTGGGCTTCCGTACGATCGAAGAGGCCGTCGGCCACGCCGAGCTGCTCGACACCGACCGTGCGATCACGCACTGGAAGGCGCAGGGCCTCGACCTGGAGCCCCTGTTCTACGTCCCGGAGCTGCCCGAGGGTGCGGTCCGCCACCAGCAGATCGAGCAGGACCACGGTCTCGCCAAGGCCCTCGACAACGAGCTGATCAAGCTCGCCGCCGACGCCCTGAACGCGGAGAGCGCCGAGGACGCCCAGCCGGTCCGGGCCCAGATCGCGATCCGGAACATCAACCGGACCGTCGGCACCATGCTCGGCCACGAGGTGACGAAGAAGTTCGGCGGTGCGGGCCTGCCCGAGGACACCATCGACGTCACCTTCACCGGCTCCGCCGGCCAGTCGTTCGGCGCGTTCCTGCCGAGCGGTGTGACGCTGCGCCTGGAAGGCGACGCCAACGACTACGTCGGCAAGGGCCTCTCCGGCGGCCGCGTCATCGTCCGCCCGGACCGTGGCGCAGACCACCTCGCCGAGTACTCCACCATCGCGGGCAACACCATCGCCTACGGCGCCACCGGCGGCGAGCTGTTCCTCCGCGGCCGGACCGGCGAGCGGTTCTGCGTACGCAACTCCGGCGCGACGGTCGTCTCGGAAGGCGTGGGCGACCACGGCTGCGAGTACATGACCGGCGGTCACGCCGTCGTACTCGGCGAGACCGGACGCAACTTCGCCGCGGGTATGTCGGGCGGTGTCGCGTACGTCATCGACCTGGACCGCGACAACGTCAACGTCGGCAACCTCGACGCGATCGAGGCACTCTCCGACACCGACAAGCAGTGGCTGCACGATGTGGTGCGCCGCCACCAGGAGGAGACCGGTTCCACGGTCGCCGAGAAGCTGCTTGCCGAGTGGGACACCGCGGTGGCCCGCTTCAGCAAGATCATCCCGTCCACCTACAAGGCAGTGCTCGCCGCCAAGGACGCCGCTGAGCTCGCCGGTCTCTCCGAACAGGAGACCACCGAGAAGATGATGGAGGCGGCGACCAATGGCTGACCCCAAGGGCTTCCTGACCACCGGGCGTGAGGTCGCCGAGACCCGCCCCGTCGGCGAGCGCGTCAAGGACTGGAACGAGGTCTACGTTCCGGGCTCGCTGCTCCCGATCATCAGCAAGCAGGCCGGCCGCTGCATGGACTGCGGCATTCCGTTCTGCCACAACGGCTGCCCGCTCGGAAACCTCATCCCCGAGTGGAACGACTACGCCTACCGCGAGGACTGGACTGCGGCGTCCGAGCGCCTGCACGCCACGAACAACTTCCCGGAGTTCACCGGGCGGCTCTGCCCGGCCCCGTGCGAGTCGGCGTGTGTGCTCGGCATCAACCAGCCGGCCGTCACCATCAAGAACGTCGAAGTCTCCATCATCGACAAGGCGTGGGACAGCGGCGACGTAACCCCGCAGCCGCCCGAGCGGCTCTCCGGCAAGACCGTCGCCGTCATCGGCTCGGGCCCGGCGGGTCTCGCCGCGGCTCAGCAGCTGACCCGGGCCGGCCACACGGTCGCCGTCTTCGAGCGCGCGGACCGCATCGGAGGTCTTCTCCGGTACGGCATCCCCGAGTTCAAGATGGAGAAGTCGCACATCAACCGCCGCATCGAGCAGATGCGCGCGGAAGGCACCAAGTTCCGTACGGAGGTGGAGATCGGCAAGGACATCGAAGCCGCCAAGCTCCGCCGCCGGTACGACGCGGTCGTCATCGCCGCCGGTGCCACCGTCTCCCGCGATCTGTCCGTCCCGGGCCGTGAGCTGAACGGCGTGCACTTCGCCATGGAGTACCTGCCGCTCGCCAACAAGGTGCAGGAGGGCGACCTGACGGTCTCCCCGATCACCGCCGAGGGCAAGCACGTCGTCGTCATCGGCGGAGGCGACACCGGCGCCGACTGCGTCGGCACCGCCCACCGCCAGGGCGCGCTCTCCGTCACCCAGCTGGAGATCATGCCGCGGCCGGGCGAGGACCGGAACGTCAACCAGCCCTGGCCGACCTTCCCGATGCTCTACAAGGTCACCTCCGCGCACGAGGAGGGCGGCGAGAGGGTCTACTCCGTCTCCACCACCCACTTCGAGGGCGACGAGGACGGCAACGTCCAGGCCCTGCATCTGGTCGAGGTGGAGTTCAAGGACGGCAAGCTGGAGCAGAAGCCCGGCACCGAGCGGCGGATCCCGGCGCAGCTGGTCACGCTCGCCATGGGTTTCACCGGCACCGACCAGTCCAACGGCCTCGTCCAGCAGTTCGGTGTGACGCTCGACGAGCGTGGCAATGTCGCGCGCGACGCGGACTACGCCACCAACGTCGACGGAGTCTTCGTCGCCGGTGACGCGGGCCGCGGCCAGTCCCTCATCGTGTGGGCCATCGCCGAGGGCCGCTCCGCGGCACGCGGTGTGGACCGCTTCCTGACCGGAGCCAGCGCACTGCCGGCCCCGATCCGCCCGACGGACCGTGCTCTGATGGTCTGATCACGGCACACATAGACGTCCCGTACAAAGGCGTACGGAACTGAACGCGGCGCCTGCCCGTCCCCGACCGGACGATCTCGGCAGGCGCCGTGGCGCGTTCCGGGGACGGGCGCAGGCTCACCCCGTCAGTGCGGACGTCTTGAGCACCACCAGCAGCACCAGCACGGCGAGCAGCACCACACCCGCGGCGGCCTGGATCGTCGTACGCCGTTCCGCCGGTGCGTACGCGTACGCGACCGTGACGATGCCGCCCGTCAGCAGCCCGCCCAAGTGGCCCTGCCACGAGGTGAATCCGGCCGAGATCAGCATCCAGATCAGGAATCCGGCCATGAACCGGTTCACCGCCTGCATATCGCGTCCGAGGCGCCGGTTGATGACGTAGAACGCCGCACCGAGACCGAAGATCGCACCCGAGGCACCCACTGTGCCGTCGAACGGCGCGATCAGATACACGAGGACCGAACCGCCCAGCGCGGACAGCAGATACAGCGCGAGGTAGCGGGCCCGGCCCAGCTGCTCCTCGACGACCCGGCCCAGATTCCACAGCGCGTACATGTTGAAGAGGATGTGCAGTACTCCGAACGGCAGCGAGCCGAAGGACGACCCGCCCGGCGGGAGATGCAGGAAGGCCCCGGTCAGCAGCCGGTACCACTCGCCGTCCACCACGCCGATCACATCGAAGCCGGGGAAGCCCCCGGCCTCGTAGACGTACTGGCCTCCGTCCGGGCCGTTCAGCCCCGCACCGAGCATCGCGAACCGGTCGACGATCCCCGGGCGGACCAACTCGCCCAGATACGCCAGGATGTTCAGGCCCATCAGCACATACGTGACGAGCGGCACCGCGGTCCTGGACACCGCACCGCCGAACACCGTGCGCGCCTGCCGGACAGAACGCTGCCCCTCCTTCACGCACTCCACGCAGTGGTGACCGACAGCGGCCTCACGCATGCAGTCGGGGCAGATGAATCGTTCACAGCGGGTGCAGCTCACATACGTCTCGTACGACGGATGGCGATAGCAGGTGGTGACCGCGGCCTCCACGGCAGGCTCCTTCACGGGTGGGCGGACACGAGCGGCCGGTGGGGACGGCGGCGATCAAGATAGCGAACACCGCCGCCCCGGGTATATCCGGGTGCCTTACGCTCAGGGTTCTGACACGTCGAGGATCGGAGAATCCGCATGGCCGGCTCGTCCGCCGCAACAGATCCGGCCATCAGCCTCCGCAAGATCGAGGAGACCGCACCCGCGCTGGTCAGCCTCTACAAGAGTGCTTCCGTCCCGCTGACGAAGCACGGCTTGGGCGGGGAGCGCGCAGCGGTATATCTGGTGCTCGACTACTCCGGCTCCATGAAGGAGTACTACAAGGACGGCAGCGTCCAGGCCCTGGCGGACCGGGTGCTGGGTCTCTCGGCACATCTGGACGACGACGGCCGCGTACCGGTCGTCTTCTTCTCCACCGATGTCGACGCCGTCACCGACATAGCCCTGGACAACCACCGCGGCCGGGTCGACGCGATCGTGGCGGGCCTGGGGCACATGGGGAAGACCAGCTACCACCTGGCCATGGACGCCGTCATCGACCACTACATCGACAGCGGCTCGACCGCCCCCGCGCTCGTCGTCTTCCAGACGGACGGCGGTCCGATCAGCAAGCACGCGGCGGAACGCTATCTGTGCAAGGCGGCGAAACTGCCACTGTTCTGGCAGTTCATCGGCTTCGGTAACAAGCAGAGTACGCAGTTCGACTTCCTGCACAAGCTCGATGAACTGGCCGTACCCGCCAAGCGCCCCATAGACAACGCGGGCTTCTTCCACGCCGGACTCGACCCGCGCAAGGTCCCGGACGCCGAACTGTACGACCGGCTGGTCGCCGAATTCCCGCAGTGGCTGGCTGCGGCCCGGGCACAGGGGATCGTCAAGTGACGGCCCGGGTGCTGCGGGCGGCCGACCGCACGGCCACGCCCTGGAAGAACGGCGGGGGAGTCACCCGCGAGATCGCGGCGTCCCCCGAGGGCGCGCCGCTGGACGCCTTCGACTGGCGCGTCAGCCTCGCCGATGTGTCCCGGGACGGGCCGTTCTCCTCGTTCCCCGGGGTCGACCGCACACTGACCGTGGTCGAGGGCGCCGGGATGGACCTCATGGTGGGCGGCGAGCACCACATCGTCGACGAGCAGTACTGGCCGCATGACTTCCCCGGTGACCTGGAGACGGAGGGCCGGCTGCTCGGTGGCCCGGTCGTGAACTTCAATGTGATGTACCGCAGGGAACGTACGAGCGCGGAGGTCGCGGTGGTACGCGGCACCGTCCGGCTGTCGGTGCCCGAGGGCGGGGCGGTTCTGGCCGTCGCGCTGGAGGACGGTGCGGTGGTCGACGGCCAGGACATCGAACTCGACCGCTACGACGCGTTGTTGGCGCAGGGTGAATCGCCGGGAGTGCTGCGGACGCTGGGGTGGGCGCTGGTGGTCACCCTGTCGGCCGGCAGCGCGCCGCCGGCCGGTCCCGCCCGGTAGGGACCGTGGGCAATCGCTGCTCGGCAACCCGGTGGGAGGCTCTGCCAGTGGCGTCGCTACGCGCGCGATGCCGAACAATTTCTCAACGGACACGGGCCGGGAATCCGGACAGAAGATGTCGGGATTCCAGGCTTTCATGGCCCCATGACATCGAGTTCCTGGAAAGAGTTCCAGTCGGCACAGCCGGCCTTCGCCGACGCCGTTCAGGCCCGTTTCGGGCAGTACAAGCACCACGTCCTGGCGACCCTGCGCAAGGACGGATCGCCGCGCGTGACCGGCCTCGAAGTGGATTTCCGGCTGGGTGAGCCGTTCCTCGGCATGATGCCGAACTCGCGCAAGGCGCTGGACCTGCACCGCGATCCGCGGTTCGCGGTGCAGGCCAACCCCGGACCGGACGCCGAGATGGCCGACGGGGACGTCCGGCTCTCCGGCCGCGCGGTGGAGGTGACCGACCCCGTCGTGCTGGCCCGCTTCATCGAGGAGGTGAAGCCGCCGGAACCCTTCCATCTCTTCCGGGTGGAGCTGACCGAGGTGGTACGCACCGGTCTCGAAGGCGGCGACACCCTGGTCATCCAGGTATGGCGCCCCGGTCACCCGCTGCGCACCTTCCGAAGGGGCAACGACGACGGCTCACTGGGCG
This region includes:
- the gltB gene encoding glutamate synthase large subunit, whose translation is MRTDAWSPMDGRPAQQGMYDPRNEHDACGVGFVATLTGVASHELVEQALTVLRNLEHRGATGSEPDSGDGAGILLQVPDAFLRDEVAFDLPEAGAYAVGIAFLPADDSTEAVQKLEKIAAEEGLKVLGWREVPVSPDLLGSGARATMPEFRQLFVADGESTGIALDRKAFVLRKRAEREAGVYFPSLSARTIVYKGMLTTGQLEPFFPDLSDRRFATAVALVHSRFSTNTFPSWPLAHPYRFVAHNGEINTVKGNRNWMKARESQLASSLFGTEQLDRIFPVCTPDASDSASFDEVLELLHLGGRSLPHSVLMMVPEAWESPESMNAMDTARRAFYQYHSTMMEPWDGPACVTFTDGTQVGAVLDRNGLRPGRYWVTDDGLVVLSSEVGVLDIDPAKVVRKGRLQPGRMFLVDTAEGRIIEDDEIKAALAAEQPYQDWLEAGEIELEDLPEREHIVHTHASVTRRQQTFGYTEEELRVILAPMARTAGEPLGSMGTDSPIAALSERPRLLFDYFTQLFAQVTNPPLDAIREELVTSLRSTLGPQGNLLEPTAASCRSVTLPFPVIDNDELAKLIHINADGDMPGMKAATLSGLYRVGGGGDALAARIEQICTEVDAAIEDGARLVVLSDRHSDAEHAPIPSLLLTSAVHHHLIRTKQRTQVGLLVEAGDVREVHHVALLIGYGAAAVNPYLAMESVEDLVRAGTFIEGIEPEKAIRNLIYALGKGVLKVMSKMGISTVASYRGAQVFEAVGLDEAFVSKYFNGTATKIGGAGLDVVAKEVAARHAKGYPASGISASHRALEIGGEYQWRREGEPHLFDPETVFRLQHATRNKRYDIFKKYTDRVNEQSERLMTLRGLFGFKSDREAIPVDEVESVSDIVKRFSTGAMSYGSISREAHETLAIAMNQLGGKSNTGEGGEDADRLYDPARRSSIKQVASGRFGVTSEYLVNADDIQIKMAQGAKPGEGGQLPGHKVYPWVAKTRHSTPGVGLISPPPHHDIYSIEDLAQLIHDLKNANPAARIHVKLVSEVGVGTVAAGVSKAHADVVLISGHDGGTGASPLTSLKHAGGPWELGLAETQQTLLLNGLRDRIVVQTDGQLKTGRDVVIAALLGAEEFGFATAPLVVSGCVMMRVCHLDTCPVGIATQNPVLRSRFAGKAEYVVNFFEFIAQEVREILAELGFRTIEEAVGHAELLDTDRAITHWKAQGLDLEPLFYVPELPEGAVRHQQIEQDHGLAKALDNELIKLAADALNAESAEDAQPVRAQIAIRNINRTVGTMLGHEVTKKFGGAGLPEDTIDVTFTGSAGQSFGAFLPSGVTLRLEGDANDYVGKGLSGGRVIVRPDRGADHLAEYSTIAGNTIAYGATGGELFLRGRTGERFCVRNSGATVVSEGVGDHGCEYMTGGHAVVLGETGRNFAAGMSGGVAYVIDLDRDNVNVGNLDAIEALSDTDKQWLHDVVRRHQEETGSTVAEKLLAEWDTAVARFSKIIPSTYKAVLAAKDAAELAGLSEQETTEKMMEAATNG
- a CDS encoding glutamate synthase subunit beta → MADPKGFLTTGREVAETRPVGERVKDWNEVYVPGSLLPIISKQAGRCMDCGIPFCHNGCPLGNLIPEWNDYAYREDWTAASERLHATNNFPEFTGRLCPAPCESACVLGINQPAVTIKNVEVSIIDKAWDSGDVTPQPPERLSGKTVAVIGSGPAGLAAAQQLTRAGHTVAVFERADRIGGLLRYGIPEFKMEKSHINRRIEQMRAEGTKFRTEVEIGKDIEAAKLRRRYDAVVIAAGATVSRDLSVPGRELNGVHFAMEYLPLANKVQEGDLTVSPITAEGKHVVVIGGGDTGADCVGTAHRQGALSVTQLEIMPRPGEDRNVNQPWPTFPMLYKVTSAHEEGGERVYSVSTTHFEGDEDGNVQALHLVEVEFKDGKLEQKPGTERRIPAQLVTLAMGFTGTDQSNGLVQQFGVTLDERGNVARDADYATNVDGVFVAGDAGRGQSLIVWAIAEGRSAARGVDRFLTGASALPAPIRPTDRALMV
- a CDS encoding rhomboid family intramembrane serine protease, which codes for MEAAVTTCYRHPSYETYVSCTRCERFICPDCMREAAVGHHCVECVKEGQRSVRQARTVFGGAVSRTAVPLVTYVLMGLNILAYLGELVRPGIVDRFAMLGAGLNGPDGGQYVYEAGGFPGFDVIGVVDGEWYRLLTGAFLHLPPGGSSFGSLPFGVLHILFNMYALWNLGRVVEEQLGRARYLALYLLSALGGSVLVYLIAPFDGTVGASGAIFGLGAAFYVINRRLGRDMQAVNRFMAGFLIWMLISAGFTSWQGHLGGLLTGGIVTVAYAYAPAERRTTIQAAAGVVLLAVLVLLVVLKTSALTG
- a CDS encoding vWA domain-containing protein, translated to MAGSSAATDPAISLRKIEETAPALVSLYKSASVPLTKHGLGGERAAVYLVLDYSGSMKEYYKDGSVQALADRVLGLSAHLDDDGRVPVVFFSTDVDAVTDIALDNHRGRVDAIVAGLGHMGKTSYHLAMDAVIDHYIDSGSTAPALVVFQTDGGPISKHAAERYLCKAAKLPLFWQFIGFGNKQSTQFDFLHKLDELAVPAKRPIDNAGFFHAGLDPRKVPDAELYDRLVAEFPQWLAAARAQGIVK
- a CDS encoding HutD/Ves family protein; this translates as MTARVLRAADRTATPWKNGGGVTREIAASPEGAPLDAFDWRVSLADVSRDGPFSSFPGVDRTLTVVEGAGMDLMVGGEHHIVDEQYWPHDFPGDLETEGRLLGGPVVNFNVMYRRERTSAEVAVVRGTVRLSVPEGGAVLAVALEDGAVVDGQDIELDRYDALLAQGESPGVLRTLGWALVVTLSAGSAPPAGPAR
- a CDS encoding pyridoxamine 5'-phosphate oxidase family protein, giving the protein MTSSSWKEFQSAQPAFADAVQARFGQYKHHVLATLRKDGSPRVTGLEVDFRLGEPFLGMMPNSRKALDLHRDPRFAVQANPGPDAEMADGDVRLSGRAVEVTDPVVLARFIEEVKPPEPFHLFRVELTEVVRTGLEGGDTLVIQVWRPGHPLRTFRRGNDDGSLGEIL